GGCTGAGGCATTTTCCTCACTGTAGCTGGCACCTGCGCAAGTCCGCCAGGTCCCCAAGGGTTGGACCCATCGTTTTAATCCCCTAGGTAACTTGTCCCTTTTACAACAGACAGCACCGGGGCTGTTTCAGACCACCGGGAACGAACTCCGTGGTCACCAGGCTCCAGAGTCTcatcacccctcacccctctcccttttccccaaatAATGTTGTGGCCGTAGTTGAGTCAGGATCGTTCTAGAAGTGCCACCGCGGCCACCACggtgcatgtttgtgtgtgcgtgcgtgtataaTCCCAGGACTACCCCACGCTCAGATATTTGCCGGAAGGACTCCTGAAACTCAGTTGTACTCCCACCTGAGATGTACCAGAGCGGTGCCGTTGTACGCACAGCTGGATCATAAGGGGAAAAGAAGCCGAACTGGAGGGTCATGCGCGGTGCCTTgggttctctccctcccccgaGGGACCGGGGTCATGCAGAATGCACTCTTGACCGGGCAACAAGAATGTAGCAGCAGGTGTGTGATGCCCAGGGAGGCTCAGCAGAGACTCAGCACCCCAGGGTTTCTCGGAGGGGCAGGGGGGTTAGCCCTGGAGGCACCttctttctgcctggctcctACCAACATTCCAGCATAAGCCATACCGTTTGCACAAATAGTCCAAGCGCCATGAGCCACGCTTATCAGTTGGGTAATGGTGGGAACACTTCCAAAATTCAAGCTCCCAGACGCCAGCTAAGGGCCAACCTTGCAACcaggcctttattttttttaaaaaaagattttatttatttatttgacagagagagagagagagcacaagcggggggtgggtggcaggcagagggagagggagaagcaggctccccactgagcagggagcctgatgcaggactcgatcccacgactctgggatcatgacctgagctgaaggcagatgcccaactgactgagccacccaggcgccccagcaaacaggtcttttttctttctttcattctttcttttttatagagAGACAGGTGGgaagtggcagggggagagggagggggagagagagaatctcgagcaggctccatgcccagagtggtgcttgatctcacaaccctgggatcgtgacctgagccgaaatcaagagtccgacgcttaaccgacagctATCCGGGGGCCTTGGCAACAGGCTTTTCTAAGGCGAGGCCAGCTAGGTTAGCCCTTTGGGGCCGTTATTGAATTGACGAGACCATCATGATTTGGGTGGTTGTACTGTAGTTATGCGGAGAATGTCCTCAGACGtagaaaacatacacaaaagaattTTCCCGTGATGCTGGAAATGTACTAATTGTTTCAGGGGGAAAAAGCTCTGTGCCATACCTACAACTTCTCTGTTACGTTtgagattgtttcaaaataaaaatgtatttaaaaaaacaatatggaAGAGGGGAGAATCGATGGGCATGTGGGCTGAGGACTGGCCGTAAGCTGATAAAACTGGTGCTGGGGAATAGATACATGGTTAGAatactcttctctctgcttctgtataTATTTCGAATTCTCCATAACAAAATAAAACGAGAAAAAACCATGTCAGCAAAGATGCCTTCGAAATGTGGTTATTTCTGGAAGGCGAGGGAAATGGCACTGGAGGACACTACCCATTTGTCTTCTCGTGTCTCTTCTACACACGAACACACACTCAGAAAATGGGAAACACggataagcaaaataaatacaaaatcaccACGACCAGAGATCACCACTGCAGCAACCCTGTAACACTGTagttaatactcttttttttattattttaagtaagctccatgcccgacgtggggcttgaactcacaatcctgagatcaagagtcatatgctctacggactgagccgccaggcgcccctatagttaaTATTCTTATTCTTCTGAATAGACATACATACGTATCtatgcacacacgcacatccAGAAGGTAATCCAGGATGTGAATAgttgtatgtacgtgtgtgtataaAGTGGTATCATTAACtttggcatacacacacacacacacacacacacacacacaccatataacATATGCCAAAATTAGATTATATGGCTGCTTTTGCTAAGGCAGTGGTCTCTACCTTTCCCTTCCTAGATGTTTCTCATATTCCTCATATCCAAATTCCCCCAGTTGACCCAAAAATACCGTCGAGAGCTGAATCGTCCAAACCAGTACCTACTCGAGGCCCACACACTCCATCTGGTCATGACTCTTACATTTCTTTCAACCTGTCACAAccttttttaagaaactgccgaaACATGCTACCTCTGGGTGTGTGCGGGGGCTTCCCTGCCTGTGTGCTGCTTCTAGGGCAAGAACGGGGCGGAAGGCCTGCCCCCTCCAATGAGCAGTTCATCCTGGAGGACATACAGTAAAGGCAACGGCACGTTTCACGTGCAGCACATCAGAAGACCTAGAACGTCTAGGGGCAGCCGGCTGGTTCCACTGGTAGAgcgagcgactcttgatctcagggttgtaagttcaagccccacatcgggtgtaaagatgacttaaaaatagcatcttaaaaaaaaaaaaaagatgacctaGACATCTCACTGACCCACCAGCTGTGAGTTAGCCATGACGCTGGACTGGTGTGAGGACAGCCTGATCCTGGCTCCCATCTAGAAAGTCACAGGCGTGCTGTCACCGTGACGCTGTACCCACCCCCACTGTCTGCCTAAGGCTTTTGACCCTGACTGATAATCTTTGTCTGAAGCGATGACTTCCTCAGGGTTTGGGAAAGAATACTGTTCtcactcttctcttctttctactAAAACCCCTTCTCTTGGGAGTTTTCTTCTGCAGttttccctcccccactgggACAATTTGTTGCTTTTAAACCAAGGAGTAACCAGTAACGTGGTATTTCCTACTTCAAAGATCTGAGGCACTTttggcaaaataataaaatttattacatATGATCGGCAGATAGTTGTTATTGATATATTATTCTCTCCATGTTTGcggaaaatttcaaaataaaaaataatttatacaccATACAATCACAGGGGTCCTTGAGAATCTGCACACATTTTTGAGCTGGTTGGCTCTCAGCTGTGAGACGTGGTCCCAGCCTTGAAGCTGCGGGGGGTTAAGTTTGCCACCCACGGTGGCTGGAATTTTCCCATCCATACGGAGGAGATGGTACTTCAGAGATGAGCGGCCTTCTCTAAAGGGACCGATAAAGCCCCCTGGaagcagaaaggagaggagacagggcaGAGGGGACTGGGGCTGAATCAGAGGGCCTCCGGGGGGAGGACTGCCCTATAACAGCAGTAGGTAGCTCTGAAGAAAGAACTTCCTTCTAGTACTTTCTAAAACCTGAAGAGGGGGCCCGGGAGGACCATCAAAGGGATCCTGGAGTACCCAGGATGCCAGGGAGGTACGTGCCCTTGGTTAATGAGAAGTCCTGGCCAATGGTCCCCAGTCCTGGAAGGCACCGGTCAGGTTGTTGTGCAAGGACAGCCCTCGACTAAGGTAGCCGGGCCCGCACCACCACACTGGAGTTGGTCACACGGGCTCCATAGTGACCAGCCCAGAACTGTGTGTCCTGGCCCCAGTGTTCGAAAGACACAAAGCGGACGCCCATCTTGATGTTGGAGAACACGTGGGTGACCTGCAGGGAGAGAAGGGATCAGGCGTGTTATGCCACAGCCTTCTTCTCGAAAGCTGAGCCTGGGGCCTTCTGGCTCAGCAGAATCATATGGTTCCTCGTCCTACTTCCTGTGCCCTTGAGTCTGGGTGGGTGGGTTTTATTCATAACCAGGAGCGTGGCGGAAGTGATGCTGAGTGACTTCCGCCGTGACTTCCAAAGCTAAGTCAGAAAAGGCAATGCAGCTTCTGTTGGTTTCTCTAGAACCTTCCTGGTGGAATCCTGAGGTACTAGTAAGTCGAGGCTGGCTGCCCCGAGGCGGCCATGCTGCGAGGAAATCCAAACCAGCCCTCGCAGAGAGAGCCCGCATTGAAGCTCTGGGACTAAATGAAGCCACCAGctgctgtacacacacacacacacacacacacacacacacacacacaccaccaggcCCTTCGGCTCCAGCCATTGTCTGAAAGCAACTGCCCAAGAGACGGGAGCCAGAAGCATCCCCAGCACAACCCTCCTTATAGAAACCACAAGATGGAACAGATAACCTTCCCAGGCCCACCACCCTCTCCCCGTGCCCCTGCCAGAGACTCACCTGAAAGCAGACATCGTTGTTCCACTGCTGGATGGGGACGGGCATAGCAGAGAATTTGTCCAGGACAGTCTGGTTGGCATCTAGAAGTTGGACAAGGAGTCGGTACATACAGCCACTGTCGTGTCGGGCTCCCCACCTGCGGGAGGAGGGAGGCCTTGAAGGCTGGACATGCCCACCTCGTCTCTTTGggtgtctgcctccctccccccgaATGGCCTCCCCATGCATGCAAACCCAAAACAGCCCTCCGCTCAGTACAACCCGCGTCACCTGGGAgtctggccccaccccagacccagtGACTCAGAACCTGCATTAAACGAGGTCCCCAGCTGGCCCGCAAGCACACGCATTCTCGAAGCAGTGACCCAGAGCAGTGCCCTTAAGGCACCTCGTCCCGTATTATTAAGGTGACAATGGAAATTGCTCATTCTACGTGTAAACAGTGGCAAAAGATGTCAGTAATTTCCAATGGGtatgttgacattttaaaatacaactttcCTATCAGTCATTGAAAAGGACcatggcaggggcacctggctggctcggttggtggagcatgcgagccccacatgggtagagagattacttaaaaataaaatctttgaaaaataaaacataacaaaaaaaaggACCACAGGAATCTAAATATATTTAGTCATGATGGGATACccagcaacattaaaaaaaactacaacaCCACCACAAAAACATCCAATGTCCATCGAcggtaaatggataaattacaGTATATTTACATAATAGATTACTATACAGCAATGAAAGCAAACTCATTGCAGtgacacagaaatagaaatcaatGTACAAACATGTagttgaaagaagccagatacaaaaaaTATACTGTGGGACTCTCTGTACATACAGAAATGGACAGAACTTATCTATGGTAACAGAATTCAGGATGGCGGCTACCCCTGGGTGGGTAATGATGGGAAAGGAGCTGGTAACATGGATGCGTTCACTCTGTGATAATTCAGAGTCGCATCCCTAAAATATGTCCACttcaaatgaattaattaattaaatatgtaaACTTAAAAACATGTACGCTTTTGATGCTAGAAGTTAAAAGTTTAACTCAAGGGTAATGGGCTGTAAAAATACACAAGTTTCTTCCCTCAGAGACCTCACATCATTCTACTTCTTAGACTCAGATGTCTGCTCTACTTCTCCCACACCATTCTGTCCTCGTGTAAAAGGGAcatattctgattttcttctgCCCGGTCAACAGACTGCCCTTCCATACTGCGCTCGGCCAACCACATACCAAAATATACATGtgtaaacagaaattaaaattttttcctgtGACTATAAAGATCCAAGTGttaacatttttcctttgggACTGAATTATTACCCAGTAGTGGCTCCCAGACTTGCCTGCAGACTGGGATCATCTGGAATGTTGAAAAGATATTGTATAGCGAAGAATGTAGCCTCGTCCGGAGGTATGGGGGGCACTTGCTCTGTTACCGGGAGGTCCTCTCTGGACCCTTGGACTATTATGGCTGCCAGAAGTATCTTTGTTTGCCTGGGGACCTTGGGTCATACTGGATAGCGTACCAACGTGATTCCAGTGGGGGCTGGCTACATTCACACAGACGGTCTCACCGTGGGGGCTGGCGCTCCAGAAAGACCCAACAATGTGGCATGGGAAATGTCACGCAATATCAGCTGACCAGGAGTCCCAGATTCACCACGGGATGAAGCCCCAATAGAAATTCTGGGCAATGAAGCTCAGGGGCGCTTCCCTGGTCGGCAATATTCCGTGTACACTGTCACACGGAAGCCGGGGCAGGATTGCATCCTGACTCTGTGCCGAGAGCAACAAAAGCTCTGTGTTTGGTACTTCTATGTTTCGATGCTGCCCTAGCTCTTCTTCCCTTGGCTCATTTTTGATCTGTTATGTTTTCCTTATAATAAACTGTAATCACGCAATAGTTCAGTGAGTTCTGGGAGTCTTCCCAGTGCTTTACGAAGGTGAGGGTGGTTTTGGGGTCCCCCAGACTTGCAGCTCGTGTCGAAGTGAGTCTGGTCTTGGGGACTGTGCCCTCTGACTTTGCAATCAGCTCTAAACTTCTCAGATGCGGAGACCCGGCTCTCATCCACGGGCACTCTGATTTAACTGGGATGGGGTGTGACGTGGGCACTGGGGGTTTTAAGTGTTCCTCCGTAACGAACAGCAAAATTTGGAAACCACTGACTATTACGATCAAAGGGCACACCGCTGACCAAAACAATACAAATATGTTACAACAGTTTGATAACTAACgactaaattaaaaacaattttattgtaAAACATATCTCCTAATGAGATGGATTTGCAGAGTGGGGGTAAGTTATGGTGTCTTTAGTGAAAAGtgaatttgggggcgcctgggtggctcagtcagttaagtgtctgacccttgatttcgaccaggtcacgatctcagggttgtgggattgagccgcaCGTCTGGCTCTGCGTTCAgacaggagtctgcttgggattctctctctccctctccatccatctctcctgcctctctcaaataaataagaaaatcttaaaataaaaaaaagtgagtttaggggcgcctgactggctcagtcagtagagcatgtgactcttttaatctcagggtcatgaggtcaagccccgcgttgggcatggagactacttaaaaacaaaacaaaaagaccaagTAAAAGTGAATTTGGTAAGGCTGAAATTTCAAGCAGTCAGTTGGCTTAACTCTCCCGGAGTCTGTACACCTGGGGGGGCCACAGAGCCTAGTGAGGGGTTTGCTTTTCCTGGAAAACTGGAGGACACTGAGAAAGGGACCAGACAAGGACAGCCATCCGATGTTGCCACCAGAGATGTGATGTGTAGCTGGTAATTTTAGAAGCAGGGAACACAGCTGCAGAGATCTGGAACTGCCTCCCTTGAAATGATCTGGGTCACATGTCCCGTGGAAAGTCTTCGCGTACACATACCCTCATTTCAAGACCATCACTCCAGAGCATAAGCTCTGCCATCAGAGGAGTCTGGGCCTAATTCCAGGTCTCACCATTCCCTAGCTGTGCCACCAGAGCAAATCTCTTCCCCTTTCTGAACCTCTCGATTGCTCCCAAAGCTCTGAAAAATCTGAGGTCTTGAAATACACGTTCTCAGAGGAAcaaggctcaaaaaaaaaaaaaaaaaaaaaaaagcctgaaaaaaacacaactaaaacAGTTCACCCTTATAAAGCACTGGCTATGTGCTTGACACATAACCTTATCTTGTAAAGATGGGGAACCTGAGGCACACtggcttgcccaaagtcacaaagctgcaGAGCCAGGGACTTGGAAAGTCTAGCTCCAGAATGTCAACTTAGCTAACTGTCCTACACCGCGTCCTCTAACGCAAGGAGCGTGTCATTCACAGACAAGGCGAAGCTGGGCCAAGTCTTCCGTAACCGGATCCAATCTGGCATCTTGCAATCCAGCTCCATTTGGGAGTGAGGAGAGGGGTTCAAGGGTTCAGTCATTCACCTCCCTGAGCTTCATTCCTTTATCTGTATAAGGGATTGTTAGAGGCGGCCTCAGTGAAGTCACCCACGCAATGGTCACGGCGCCTGGTCAGTGTTTTTGTCATCATACTCACCAATCAGAGACACAAATCTCAATCTTGCCACTATCTAGCAGCTCTGGCCACAAACCCTCCTCCTCCAGGTCCAACACCTGCTTTTTGCGACACCAGctaggaaagagggagaaaggtcAACGAGAACAGGCAGGTCTTCCTCACAACGGGCCTGGCCCTGGCGGGTCCAGGGGCATTCACCTGAAGGAAGACACGAAGCAGGTCTGCGAGGGGGCCCCAGGCACCGTCGACCTGTTTACCTCCACCACCCAGCCGTCCCCACCGTGCTGCACCATCCATTTCCGGAGGCCTTCTGTAAAACACAGGAGGCTAGCGCCAAGTTCCTCGCCCGCCCACCCGCCGGCGGCCACCTCCCACTGGCCGCGGGGaagccccgcccctgccccgccccccgggCGGCCCGCCCCCCGGGCCCGCGATTCTCCACCCTGGCCGCAGGGGTTGCGGATGAGGTTGCGTCCGATCGGGCGGCGCTCGCAGAAGCGGCCCAGGAGGCAGGGTCTGCCGTCGCGGGCGGGGGGCAGGCAGCTGCGGACGAGCGGCAGCAGGGCGCCGTGGTCCCGGGCCAGGATGAGCAGCCACAGGGCCTGGCCGTCCACCAGGGCGCGCCAGCCCCGGCACACTCGGCGGCAGCACCCCAGCAACGTGCGCGGGGGCACGTGGCTCAGCACCACCAGGAGCAGCTCCGGTGGCAGTTGGCTCAGGTCCAGCGCCTCCTCGGGTTCGGGCTCCGGCGCGGGGACCCGGGCGGGCCGGCCCCGGGAGGCCGAGGCGCCCATGGTCCCCGCCCTTCCCGCCCGCCCGCGCCGGGCCCGGCGGTGACTGCGGGAGAATAAGGTCAAGGAGTCAGGGGCCCGCAGCCTCCGCGGCGCGCGCGCAGCtgccgccggccccgccccggccccgccacgccccggccccggcccgaGGTCCCAAGCCCCCTCCTCCCTACCGGTCCTTCCCTGCAGCCGATCCAGCCCGCCCCGCGCATCCGGCCCTGCGCGCTCTCGCCGGGGCCCGCCAGCCCCCCAGCCCTACCTTGGATCAGAGCCAGGGCCCCTCGCCGGCGggctctctcctgtccccttgcgtccccctccccgcctccatCCTTTTACTCGCCAGCCCCTCCCTTCTTAACAGCCAGCATTctcactccccaccccatcctccctctGGCCGGCCGGTTTCTGCGCTCTCTTCCCTCTGGTCGCCCGgcggccccccacccccgcccccagccagcccctcccGCCCCATCCCCGTACTCGCCAGGCCCCCTTCTTCCCGGGTATTCCCACGGTGAGGAGCGGGGAAGGACTATCGAACCGGACCTGCGGCCGCAgacgggggaggggcggggccgccgGGATCCAGGGTCTGTCCGCACCGGCCGGCCTCTTGGAGTGCCCCTAACCCGGCCGCCGGCCGTCGGCCGCCTGGCGGGGACCAGCTGCCGTTATTTTGGTCAGACATCCGGGCGGG
This genomic window from Ursus arctos isolate Adak ecotype North America unplaced genomic scaffold, UrsArc2.0 scaffold_19, whole genome shotgun sequence contains:
- the FBXO27 gene encoding F-box only protein 27 isoform X2, giving the protein MGASASRGRPARVPAPEPEPEEALDLSQLPPELLLVVLSHVPPRTLLGCCRRVCRGWRALVDGQALWLLILARDHGALLPLVRSCLPPARDGRPCLLGRFCERRPIGRNLIRNPCGQEGLRKWMVQHGGDGWVVEVNRSTVPGAPSQTCFVSSFSWCRKKQVLDLEEEGLWPELLDSGKIEICVSDWWGARHDSGCMYRLLVQLLDANQTVLDKFSAMPVPIQQWNNDVCFQAPHPAWGLNSPP
- the FBXO27 gene encoding F-box only protein 27 isoform X1, with translation MGASASRGRPARVPAPEPEPEEALDLSQLPPELLLVVLSHVPPRTLLGCCRRVCRGWRALVDGQALWLLILARDHGALLPLVRSCLPPARDGRPCLLGRFCERRPIGRNLIRNPCGQEGLRKWMVQHGGDGWVVEVNRSTVPGAPSQTCFVSSFSWCRKKQVLDLEEEGLWPELLDSGKIEICVSDWWGARHDSGCMYRLLVQLLDANQTVLDKFSAMPVPIQQWNNDVCFQVTHVFSNIKMGVRFVSFEHWGQDTQFWAGHYGARVTNSSVVVRARLP